Sequence from the Desulfuromonas acetoxidans DSM 684 genome:
GTGGTTGGTGACACGCTCCAGAGCTTTAACCTTCTCGGCACGTTCGGGGGTGAAATCATCAATCATCGACAGCAACAGTTGCTGCTCTTCATCGCTTAGAGACCGACATTCTACAATGTCTTTCTCAGCGCAAAGTTCCAGCAGCCACATCACCTCAACCTTGACCCGGTTACGCATCAACGCATATTCGGAAAAACACTCGGTCAAGGGAGTTACTTTGGACGCATACCGTCCATCAATCGGACTGATCGCAGTAATCATTCTGTATTCTCCTTACAGCTCTGGCATGAAATGGATGCGGCACTATATCGCATCACCGAACCGCTCGCAAGAGCTTTGCCGCACCATTGACAGCTCTGGAATCATTGCAATTTGCCTCCGCCATACCTGACATAACAGCCCATAAACAAAGGTCTATTTTTCATGTTGAGAAATATAATTATTACAAAACCTTACATCGGATTCCATTTGACTTTTTGGTGATGATAGCTATGCTGGCATGATATAAGATTTAATTTTTTTCAGGAAAACTCAATGGTGAGTGGACCTGCCCTATTCTCAGATGATGTGTCTGGCCATGGGTTCTTGCAGGAATTTTACCCGAATCGCCCTTCCAGCCGGATCAATCTGAATTTTTAAGGAGGAATTATGAAAAAGTGGCACTTAGCAGCCCTGCTGTTCTGTCTCATTCCCCTCAATCTGTTCGCTGCACAGTCCAATCAAGCGGCTCAAACCGGCCGGTTCTTTGTCAACCCGATGGTCGGCATCATTGACATGGAAAGCAGCAGCTACGATCCCGAACTCAACTACAGCCTCGGCGGTGGGTACAACTATAACGCCAACCTCAGTAGCGAAATTCTGGCAACCTACGCCGAAGACAAAAGTGGTTCAGACAGTGATGTGTACAGTATCTCCATTGGCGGCATCTACCACCTGATCCCGGAAGAAAGCCTGGTGCCTTATCTGGTCGCCGGACTCGGACTGTTGACCGTTGATGAGGATGGTGAAGACAATGACCACCATGGCCAGCTCAATTATGGTGCAGGTCTGAAATACTTCCTCTCCGATGACTTTGCCGTCAACACGGAAGTCCGTCACATGCTGGCCACCAGTGGTGAATCCAACAACCTGCTGGCCAGCGCCGGTCTGGTTTACTATTTCGGCGGCCAGAAACCGGCACCGGCACCGTTGGACAGCGATGGCGACGGCGTCATCGATGCTGACGATCAATGCCCCAACACTCCGGCTGGTGTCACGGTAAACAGCATGGGTTGTCCGTTGGATACCGATGGCGACGGTGTCTATGATTATCTTGATAAATGCCCCGGAACACCTGCAGGCGTTGCCGTTGATGGCAAAGGGTGCCCGCTGGATACCGATGGCGATGGCGTCTATGATTACCTCGACAAGTGCCCGGGCACACCGAAAGGCGTGGCTGTCGATGCCGTGGGTTGCCCGTTGCCAATGGATAGTGACGGCGATGGCGTTTATGACGATGTTGACCGCTGCCCCAACTCTCCGGCGGGAGCTCATGTCGATGAATATGGCTGCCAACTGGTCCTGACCCTGTTGATTGAGTTTGACACCAATAAAGCGGATATCCGCCCGCAGCACATTCAGGACATGACCAACGCCGCCGCGTTCATCAACAAATATCCGGGCGAAAAGATCCTTATTTCCGGGCATACCGACAGCGACGGCAGTGAAGCCTACAACCAACAACTGTCGCAACGTCGTGCTGATGCCGTCAAAGCGTACTTGATCCAGAACTACGCTATTGACGGAACCAATCTGACCGCCAAAGGTTTTGGTGAAAGTCAACCGATCGCCGACAACACCACGGCTGCCGGCAAGCAGAAAAACCGCCGCGTTGAACTGAGCCTGTTTAACAACTAATCCACACAAAACTTAATACAGCCGTCCTGAGCACTCAGGGCGGCTGTGTTTTTTTAATGGAAAACTAACCCTCGCATCAGCTGCTTTTTCTTACAATCAGGTCTATAGATCGCGGCTTGTGCCCCCGTCATGGAGTCTGCTATGAAAACTCTTATCAAGCTCGTCGTTGTGCTACTGGTTATTGTCGCAGTGATCGTTGGAGCAGCAACCTTCTATCTCGATTCCATTGCCAAAAAAGCCGTCGAATATGGGGGAGAAAAAGCGCTCGGGGTTACAACCAAGGTTGACAGCCTGCATATTTCCCTGCTCGGCGGCAGCAGTGAACTTGGAGGTTTTACCATTGCTAATCCGCAAGGATTTGAGCAACAACACTTTATGAAACTCGACAATGCTGCGGTGGCCATCAATCTGCAGTCCCTGACATCGCAGACCATCCGTATCTCTAAAGTCGCTCTGTCCGGCTTGCACCTGGCCATCGAACAACAGGATCAGGCATCTAATGTCCAGGCGTTACTGAAAAACGTGCCGAAATCTCAAGGATCGACGCCCGCGAGCACTTCAAGCGATTCCAGCACAACTGACAGCGGTAAAAAATTCATCATTGAACACCTGATCCTTGAAGATATCAATGTTTCGGCCCAACTGACGGCGTTGGGCAACAAAGTCAGCCAGGTCAGCCTGACGGTTCCGCCCATCAACATGACCAATGTCGGCGAAAAAAACGGCGGCATGACCATGGAACAACTGATCGAATTCATTGTCCAAACCGTTGTCGAAGCCACAGCCAACAATTCAAGCGGACTTTCCCCAGCCCTGTCGCAATTACTTAACGCCGACCTGGCAAGCTTGGACAGCTTAAAAGGAAGTGCATCCGAAGCCGTGAGTAAA
This genomic interval carries:
- a CDS encoding OmpA family protein, yielding MKKWHLAALLFCLIPLNLFAAQSNQAAQTGRFFVNPMVGIIDMESSSYDPELNYSLGGGYNYNANLSSEILATYAEDKSGSDSDVYSISIGGIYHLIPEESLVPYLVAGLGLLTVDEDGEDNDHHGQLNYGAGLKYFLSDDFAVNTEVRHMLATSGESNNLLASAGLVYYFGGQKPAPAPLDSDGDGVIDADDQCPNTPAGVTVNSMGCPLDTDGDGVYDYLDKCPGTPAGVAVDGKGCPLDTDGDGVYDYLDKCPGTPKGVAVDAVGCPLPMDSDGDGVYDDVDRCPNSPAGAHVDEYGCQLVLTLLIEFDTNKADIRPQHIQDMTNAAAFINKYPGEKILISGHTDSDGSEAYNQQLSQRRADAVKAYLIQNYAIDGTNLTAKGFGESQPIADNTTAAGKQKNRRVELSLFNN
- a CDS encoding AsmA family protein, with product MKTLIKLVVVLLVIVAVIVGAATFYLDSIAKKAVEYGGEKALGVTTKVDSLHISLLGGSSELGGFTIANPQGFEQQHFMKLDNAAVAINLQSLTSQTIRISKVALSGLHLAIEQQDQASNVQALLKNVPKSQGSTPASTSSDSSTTDSGKKFIIEHLILEDINVSAQLTALGNKVSQVSLTVPPINMTNVGEKNGGMTMEQLIEFIVQTVVEATANNSSGLSPALSQLLNADLASLDSLKGSASEAVSKKIDEARQKALKNIQLPEGSDEQLKQTTDSLLKDLLNDK